The Populus nigra chromosome 19, ddPopNigr1.1, whole genome shotgun sequence genome includes a window with the following:
- the LOC133680259 gene encoding embryogenic cell protein 40-like: protein MIAATIVDELGNPIQLTDEHGNPVKLTDEHGNPVHIAGVATTKQPPTLGDIISTDTVPGTGHLSSTARSEDAMKGGIRETAGHHGEVAGDQGGHKKEEHDETSSTSSSGSSEDDGQGGRRKKKKGLKQKIKEKLTGGKHKEEHGHTVDVHTTTTGPAGEQYQEQEKKSVIEKIKGKLPGHHSHH from the exons ATGATAGCTGCGACAATAGTGGATGAGCTGGGTAATCCAATTCAACTCACAGATGAACATGGCAACCCAGTTAAATTAACAGATGAACATGGCAACCCCGTGCACATCGCTGGCGTAGCCACCACCAAACAACCTCCAACGCTTGGCGATATAATAAGTACTGATACGGTGCCTGGTACCGGACATTTGTCTAGTACTGCCAGGAGTGAAGATGCAATGAAGGGTGGCATTCGGGAGACGGCCGGTCATCATGGCGAGGTTGCTGGTGATCAGGGGGGACATAAGAAAGAGGAGCATGACGAGACTTCATCTACTTCAAGCTCTGGCTCG TCTGAGGACGATGGGCAAGGagggagaaggaagaagaagaagggactGAAGCAGAAAATAAAGGAGAAATTAACTGGCGGGAAGCACAAGGAAGAGCATGGACATACTGTTGACGTGCACACCACTACCACAGGTCCGGCTGGAGAACAGTACCAGGAACAGGAGAAGAAAAGTGTGATCGAAAAAATCAAGGGAAAATTGCCTGGCCACCATAGCCATCATTAA